In Spinacia oleracea cultivar Varoflay chromosome 5, BTI_SOV_V1, whole genome shotgun sequence, a single window of DNA contains:
- the LOC110779331 gene encoding uncharacterized protein — MIQRWNEKFHKKPTVQAPTLAKLEFFLTTNECGDEFKRAFVVYVLGVFLAPTSNRLLDIKVLKAVEDVSQIVKQCWCKYVLHHLGSAVERWKESAKNDKVGGCLLFLEITYLQRSLFRGVVPPKEIPLVQHWNDEQVTERLVPEEKMGFGVTFVDITSYPVSKTFDDLLGGLNPIKLEVPEAPAAPAASAKPSECAPDNSQADRSRIIEFHIPESLQTDAEIQDTCDDVSRDYVHIYFCCIVFFNESCYFLRF, encoded by the exons ATGATTCAGAGATGGAATGAGAAGTTCCACAAGAAACCAACTGTGCAGGCTCCCACCTTGGCGAAGTTGGAATTTTTTTTGACAACAAATGAGTGTGGAGATGAATTTAAACGTGCCTTTGTGGTATATGTTTTAG GTGTCTTTTTGGCTCCTACGTCTAACCGTTTGTTAGACATCAAAGTTCTCAAGGCTGTTGAGGATGTTTCACAGATTGTGAAAcaatgttggtgtaaatatgtGTTACACCACCTTGGTTCGGCTGTCGAGAGGTGGAAAGAGAGCGCCAAGAATGACAAAGTTGGTGGCTGTCTTCTATTTTTGGAGATAACTTATCTCCAAAGGTCGTTATTTCGGGGTGTAGTCCCCCCTAAGGAAATCCCACTTGTTCAACATTGGAATGATGAACAAGTGACTGAACGTCTGGTCCCCGAGGAGAAGATGGGTTTTGGGGTAACTTTTGTTGATATAACCAGCTATCCCGTGTCTAAGACTTTTGATGATTTGTTAGGGGGTCTTAACCCTATCAAACTCGAGGTTCCTGAAGCTCCTGCTGCTCCTGCTGCTTCTGCTAAACCTTCGGAATGTGCACCGGATAATTCCCAAGCTGATCGAAGCAGGATTATTGAGTTCCATATTCCGGAAAGTCTTCAAACTGATGCTGAAATTCAAGATACCTGTGATGATGTAAGTCGTGATTATGttcatatttatttttgttgtattgttttttttaatgaatcttgttacttcctccgtttttga